A stretch of Arthrobacter sp. NEB 688 DNA encodes these proteins:
- a CDS encoding hotdog domain-containing protein → MTRAEVGRTVTHRRYVPYSHAHYAGNLVDGAYSLAAFGDVATEMCIVTDGDEGLFASYSDVQFRAPVRAGDVIEIEARLVRVGSRSREMEFEVRVVGRGAPERGESAADVLDPPVVATTARGVVVVPPAG, encoded by the coding sequence ATGACCCGAGCCGAGGTCGGCCGCACCGTCACCCACCGCCGCTACGTGCCGTACTCGCACGCGCACTACGCCGGCAACCTCGTCGACGGGGCCTACAGCCTCGCCGCGTTCGGGGACGTCGCGACCGAGATGTGCATCGTCACCGACGGCGACGAGGGGCTCTTCGCCTCCTACTCCGACGTGCAGTTCCGCGCCCCCGTGCGGGCCGGCGACGTCATCGAGATCGAGGCCCGCCTCGTGCGGGTCGGCAGCCGGTCGCGCGAGATGGAGTTCGAGGTCCGCGTCGTGGGCCGCGGCGCCCCCGAGCGCGGGGAGTCGGCGGCCGACGTCCTCGACCCGCCGGTCGTCGCGACGACCGCCCGCGGGGTGGTCGTGGTCCCCCCAGCCGGGTGA
- a CDS encoding M15 family metallopeptidase, producing the protein MLRRALVVAVAAAVPLGAVATSAVAAGPGAGPAPSASPTPSVSVSPTPTGSPTPTLAPIVPPATADGHVEPDADPVLSPEVVAAQVAEAQRISGVIEGSTSELAVQTKRMDTLSARSNTVLEELASATDTENFAHEEADGARADLAALESRLAHARAVVKDWVFDVYSNGGGSSDLTGMLDALDARDDEVSDPLGDLSYLTGERTRALQEVRVLTAEQVRLTTTAEAAERTATDARTRIAAAKKELDGVMKAQREKIGALRALQMTEVDKAGPIASALVGARTPEAKAAAARLREALSNAVVETAQVGKPCSDDSGDHPNGQFPDSALCPLWSAPGERLSPAAAAAYNAMSQAYAAQTGTPLCVTDSYRSYPEQVAIKGTRGRFAATPGTSRHGLGRALDLCGGVDDFGSAAHRWMRQNAPLYGWFHPAWAEAGGDLPEPWHWEYAG; encoded by the coding sequence GTGCTCCGCCGCGCACTCGTGGTGGCCGTCGCCGCCGCGGTCCCGCTCGGCGCCGTCGCCACCTCGGCCGTCGCGGCCGGCCCGGGCGCCGGGCCCGCCCCCTCGGCCTCCCCCACGCCCTCGGTGTCGGTGTCCCCCACCCCGACCGGCTCCCCCACGCCGACGCTCGCCCCGATCGTCCCGCCCGCCACCGCCGACGGCCACGTCGAGCCCGACGCCGACCCCGTGCTCTCCCCCGAGGTCGTCGCCGCCCAGGTCGCCGAGGCGCAGCGCATCTCCGGGGTCATCGAGGGTTCGACCTCCGAGCTCGCCGTCCAGACCAAGCGGATGGACACCCTCTCGGCCCGCTCCAACACGGTCCTCGAGGAGCTCGCCTCCGCGACCGACACCGAGAACTTCGCCCACGAGGAGGCCGACGGCGCCCGCGCCGACCTCGCCGCCCTCGAGAGCCGGCTGGCGCACGCCCGGGCCGTCGTCAAGGACTGGGTCTTCGACGTCTACTCGAACGGCGGCGGCAGCTCCGACCTCACCGGGATGCTGGACGCGCTCGACGCCCGCGACGACGAGGTGAGCGACCCCCTCGGCGACCTGTCCTACCTCACCGGCGAGCGCACCCGCGCCCTCCAGGAGGTGCGCGTCCTCACGGCCGAGCAGGTGCGGCTCACGACGACCGCCGAGGCGGCCGAGCGCACGGCCACCGACGCGCGCACCCGCATCGCCGCCGCGAAGAAGGAGCTCGACGGCGTGATGAAGGCGCAGCGCGAGAAGATCGGCGCGCTGCGGGCCCTGCAGATGACCGAGGTCGACAAGGCCGGCCCCATCGCGAGCGCCCTCGTCGGTGCCCGCACCCCCGAGGCCAAGGCGGCCGCCGCGCGGCTGCGCGAGGCCCTCTCGAACGCCGTCGTCGAGACCGCCCAGGTCGGCAAGCCGTGCTCCGACGACAGCGGTGACCACCCCAACGGCCAGTTCCCCGACAGCGCGCTCTGCCCGCTGTGGAGCGCCCCCGGCGAGCGCCTCTCCCCCGCCGCGGCCGCCGCGTACAACGCGATGAGCCAGGCCTACGCAGCCCAGACGGGCACGCCCCTGTGCGTCACCGACTCCTACCGCTCCTACCCCGAGCAGGTCGCCATCAAGGGCACGCGCGGCCGGTTCGCCGCGACCCCGGGCACGAGCCGGCACGGCCTCGGCCGCGCGCTCGACCTCTGCGGCGGCGTCGACGACTTCGGGTCGGCCGCGCACCGCTGGATGCGCCAGAACGCACCCCTCTACGGCTGGTTCCACCCGGCCTGGGCCGAGGCCGGCGGCGACCTCCCGGAGCCGTGGCACTGGGAGTACGCGGGCTGA
- a CDS encoding GNAT family protein, translated as MSDDPALPPLRPRRSGDLVLRAPTEADVPDVMVWRNRPEVARWLLRTTMTEAEVLGRFRERPVWTVPVAVEHGGRVVGTAFVDVLDGMGQDGGTEHLRSEGLVGYLFDPDVHGRGFATRTLEVLLEIAFADLGLRRVTAGCFADNIASWRVMEKAGMRREQHGVRDSWHAELGWVDGLTYGLLREEWAARGSG; from the coding sequence GTGAGCGACGACCCCGCCCTGCCCCCGCTCCGTCCCCGCCGCAGCGGTGACCTCGTCCTGCGCGCGCCGACGGAGGCCGACGTGCCCGACGTGATGGTGTGGCGCAACCGCCCCGAGGTCGCCCGGTGGCTGCTGCGCACGACGATGACCGAGGCCGAGGTGCTCGGCCGCTTCCGGGAGCGCCCGGTCTGGACCGTCCCGGTCGCCGTCGAGCACGGGGGGCGGGTCGTCGGCACGGCGTTCGTCGACGTGCTGGACGGCATGGGGCAGGACGGCGGGACCGAGCACCTGCGCTCCGAGGGGCTCGTCGGGTACCTCTTCGACCCGGACGTGCACGGGCGCGGGTTCGCCACGCGGACGCTCGAGGTGCTGCTGGAGATCGCCTTCGCGGACCTCGGGCTGCGGCGCGTCACGGCCGGCTGCTTCGCGGACAACATCGCGTCGTGGAGGGTCATGGAGAAGGCCGGGATGCGGCGCGAGCAGCACGGCGTCCGCGACTCCTGGCACGCCGAGCTCGGGTGGGTCGACGGGCTCACGTACGGCCTGCTGCGTGAGGAGTGGGCGGCGCGCGGGTCCGGCTAG
- a CDS encoding RNA polymerase-binding protein RbpA → MAERSLRGSRLGALSMETDANVVPSDRNITTYLCPNGHTIELPFSVEADVPPTWECRCGAAAKLQGGGPEPETKPVKPQRTHWDMLLERRSIPELEELLEERLTLLRQSRGEKTSRKTA, encoded by the coding sequence ATGGCAGAGCGAAGCCTGCGCGGCAGCCGGCTCGGCGCCCTCAGCATGGAGACGGACGCGAACGTCGTCCCCTCCGACCGCAACATCACGACCTACCTGTGCCCCAACGGGCACACCATCGAGCTCCCCTTCTCCGTCGAGGCCGACGTGCCGCCGACGTGGGAGTGCCGGTGCGGTGCGGCCGCCAAGCTCCAGGGCGGTGGCCCCGAGCCCGAGACCAAGCCGGTCAAGCCCCAGCGCACGCACTGGGACATGCTGCTCGAGCGCCGCTCCATCCCCGAGCTCGAGGAGCTCCTGGAGGAGCGCCTCACCCTCCTGCGCCAGTCGCGCGGCGAGAAGACCTCGCGCAAGACGGCCTGA
- a CDS encoding MFS transporter, translating into MTTQSEATDAWADTTRYHRPWYWYDWANSAFVTTVGTVLFGPYLTEVATEAACPGLAEDARCTTDLYVVPAAEGLPGWVPGLALVAAVALLVGLVLSLVAYARDTRLPYRPSTLVPPLALATVVLVLTAPLDPGSVAPYTVTLATIVSAVLLVFVGAITDRTPRPARLMGVFAWTGSAAAVLLYFLSGTNWRFGALMMIIASISLGASLVVYDALLCRIARPDDRDRVSSRGWALGYLGGGLLLAVNLVIVSKPELVGATTGTAVRISLLSAGLWWALFTLIPVVGMWNLRGAPRTELADAPRAGIVGGSLTQLGHTFRDLRAYPNTLLFLLAYLFFNDGIQTVISSSSLYGAEQLKFAQSQLIALILLVQFVAFGGALLFGWLASRWGAWRTILRSLVAWSAIVVLAFFLPEKAFLPFLVLGVFIGIVLGGSQALSRSLFSQLVPRSREAEFFAFYQAMERGTSWFGALIFGLVHQLTDSYRPAIVALVVFFVLGYLVLRRVDVRQGIMDAGNELPRIV; encoded by the coding sequence ATGACGACGCAGTCCGAGGCCACCGACGCCTGGGCCGACACCACCCGCTACCACCGCCCCTGGTACTGGTACGACTGGGCGAACTCCGCGTTCGTCACGACGGTCGGCACAGTCCTGTTCGGTCCGTACCTCACCGAGGTCGCGACCGAGGCGGCCTGCCCCGGCCTCGCCGAGGACGCCCGGTGCACGACCGACCTCTACGTCGTGCCCGCCGCCGAGGGCCTGCCCGGATGGGTCCCCGGCCTCGCCCTCGTCGCGGCCGTCGCGCTGCTCGTCGGCCTCGTCCTCTCGCTCGTCGCCTACGCGCGCGACACCCGGCTGCCCTATCGCCCCTCGACGCTCGTCCCGCCGCTCGCCCTCGCGACGGTCGTCCTCGTGCTCACCGCTCCGCTGGACCCCGGGTCGGTCGCGCCGTACACCGTGACCCTCGCGACCATCGTCTCGGCGGTGCTCCTCGTGTTCGTCGGGGCCATCACCGACCGCACCCCGCGCCCCGCCCGCCTCATGGGCGTCTTCGCGTGGACCGGGTCGGCGGCCGCGGTGCTGCTGTACTTCCTGTCCGGGACGAACTGGCGCTTCGGGGCGCTCATGATGATCATCGCCTCGATCAGCCTCGGCGCCTCGCTCGTCGTCTACGACGCGCTCCTGTGCCGGATCGCGCGCCCCGACGACCGCGACCGCGTCTCCAGCCGCGGCTGGGCCCTGGGCTACCTCGGCGGCGGCCTGCTCCTGGCCGTCAACCTCGTCATCGTCAGCAAGCCCGAGCTCGTCGGCGCGACGACGGGCACGGCCGTGCGGATCAGCCTGCTGTCGGCCGGCCTCTGGTGGGCGCTGTTCACGCTCATCCCGGTCGTCGGGATGTGGAACCTGCGCGGTGCCCCGCGTACCGAGCTCGCCGACGCCCCCCGGGCCGGCATCGTCGGGGGCAGCCTGACCCAGCTCGGGCACACCTTCCGCGACCTGCGCGCCTACCCGAACACGCTGCTCTTCCTGCTCGCCTACCTCTTCTTCAACGACGGCATCCAGACCGTCATCTCCTCGAGCAGCCTCTACGGCGCCGAGCAGCTGAAGTTCGCGCAGAGCCAGCTCATCGCGCTCATCCTCCTCGTGCAGTTCGTCGCGTTCGGCGGGGCGCTGCTCTTCGGGTGGCTGGCCTCGCGCTGGGGCGCCTGGCGGACCATCCTGCGCAGCCTCGTCGCGTGGTCGGCCATCGTCGTCCTCGCGTTCTTCCTGCCGGAGAAGGCGTTCCTGCCCTTCCTCGTGCTCGGCGTCTTCATCGGCATCGTGCTCGGAGGCAGCCAGGCCCTCAGCCGCTCGCTCTTCTCGCAGCTGGTCCCCCGCTCTCGCGAGGCGGAGTTCTTCGCCTTCTACCAGGCGATGGAGCGGGGCACGTCGTGGTTCGGGGCGCTGATCTTCGGCCTGGTGCACCAGCTGACCGACTCCTACCGGCCCGCGATCGTCGCGCTCGTCGTCTTCTTCGTGCTCGGCTACCTCGTCCTTCGGCGTGTCGACGTCCGGCAGGGCATCATGGACGCGGGGAACGAGCTGCCGCGGATCGTGTGA
- a CDS encoding polyprenol monophosphomannose synthase, translating to MPQSPRPPLQRVAVLVPTYNERENLPAAVHGVRAAVPSADVVVLDDASPDGTGQVADELAAADPQVHVLHRAGKEGLGAAYLDGFGWALERGYDAVVEMDADGSHRPEHLPSLLAAAEHADAVIGSRWVPGGKVVNWPLHRKALSVGGNLYVKVLLGMPVNDATAGFRVYRADALRAMGLDDVASQGYCFQTDLTWRAVRAGLRVVEVPITFVEREVGASKMSRDIMTESLRRITGWGVRHRARQARELVRRPERWHEL from the coding sequence TTGCCGCAGAGTCCCCGCCCGCCGCTCCAGCGCGTCGCCGTGCTCGTCCCGACGTACAACGAGCGCGAGAACCTCCCCGCCGCCGTCCACGGCGTCCGCGCCGCGGTGCCGAGCGCCGACGTCGTCGTCCTCGACGACGCCTCGCCCGACGGCACCGGTCAGGTCGCCGACGAGCTCGCCGCCGCCGACCCGCAGGTGCACGTGCTGCACCGGGCCGGCAAGGAGGGCCTCGGCGCCGCCTACCTCGACGGCTTCGGGTGGGCGCTCGAGCGCGGCTACGACGCCGTCGTCGAGATGGACGCCGACGGCTCGCACCGCCCCGAGCACCTGCCCTCGCTCCTCGCGGCCGCCGAGCACGCCGACGCCGTCATCGGCTCCCGCTGGGTCCCCGGCGGGAAGGTCGTCAACTGGCCGCTGCACCGCAAGGCGCTCTCGGTCGGGGGCAACCTCTACGTCAAGGTCCTCCTCGGGATGCCGGTCAACGACGCGACGGCCGGCTTCCGCGTCTACCGGGCCGACGCGCTGCGCGCGATGGGCCTGGACGACGTCGCCTCGCAGGGCTACTGCTTCCAGACCGATCTCACCTGGCGCGCCGTGCGGGCCGGGCTGCGGGTCGTCGAGGTCCCGATCACCTTCGTCGAGCGCGAGGTCGGCGCCTCGAAGATGAGCCGCGACATCATGACCGAGTCGCTGCGCCGGATCACCGGGTGGGGCGTGCGCCACCGCGCCCGCCAGGCCCGCGAGCTGGTCCGCCGGCCCGAGCGGTGGCACGAGCTGTGA
- a CDS encoding HNH endonuclease signature motif containing protein produces MAATRMSLATGLTEGLAGRKAALGAAVGERFRRVRDLLVEGVVAVAAVQKVLDACAGLDVEACLRVDAELAPRLARMDPARVAGEARRVATRVAADQVAAHVALRRRGRCVEVRPGEDGLTDWFASLPTATSSAMWAAVEALAGDYRAFDDALSVPESRADALTDLVLRNVTVSAQVTLGVPVVTDRPAPDATPGTRFRVDWDDDETLVDATTGEIVRYGDLDATSREELSWLEELDGDLTVLQAEVTPGYAVSGTQLPGLGWVEPATLANLLRLLPVEVARAVLEADTGTLASLTTAAYRPPKAIAEFVKTRDGTCRMWGCTRPAAHCDLDHVRPWPSGDTSPTNLAALCRRHHRLKQQGRWRPVLAPDGTLTWHGPDGTTRTTEPAHRLPN; encoded by the coding sequence ATGGCCGCGACCCGGATGAGCCTGGCGACCGGGCTGACCGAGGGGCTGGCCGGTCGTAAGGCCGCGTTGGGTGCGGCGGTGGGTGAGCGGTTCCGGCGGGTGCGTGACCTGCTGGTCGAGGGGGTCGTCGCGGTCGCGGCCGTGCAGAAGGTGCTCGACGCGTGTGCGGGTCTGGACGTGGAGGCGTGCCTGCGGGTGGATGCCGAGCTCGCGCCCCGCCTGGCGCGGATGGACCCGGCCCGCGTTGCCGGCGAGGCCCGCCGGGTGGCGACCCGTGTCGCGGCCGACCAGGTCGCGGCGCACGTGGCGCTGCGCAGGCGCGGGCGGTGCGTGGAGGTCCGCCCCGGTGAGGACGGCCTGACGGACTGGTTCGCGTCCCTGCCGACGGCCACGTCGAGCGCGATGTGGGCGGCGGTCGAAGCGCTGGCCGGGGACTATCGCGCGTTCGACGACGCCCTGTCCGTGCCGGAGTCCCGCGCGGACGCCCTGACCGACCTGGTTCTGCGCAACGTGACGGTGTCCGCGCAGGTGACTCTCGGGGTCCCGGTGGTCACCGACCGGCCTGCGCCCGATGCGACGCCGGGGACGAGGTTCCGGGTGGACTGGGACGACGACGAGACCCTCGTCGACGCGACCACGGGCGAGATCGTCCGCTACGGCGACCTCGACGCGACCTCCCGGGAGGAGCTGTCGTGGCTGGAGGAGCTCGACGGTGACCTGACGGTGCTGCAGGCGGAGGTCACGCCCGGCTACGCCGTGTCCGGCACGCAGCTCCCCGGCCTGGGGTGGGTCGAGCCCGCGACGCTGGCCAACCTGCTGAGGCTGCTGCCGGTCGAGGTGGCCCGGGCCGTGCTCGAGGCCGACACCGGCACCCTCGCCTCCCTCACCACCGCGGCGTACCGGCCACCCAAGGCGATCGCCGAGTTCGTGAAGACCCGCGACGGGACCTGCCGGATGTGGGGCTGCACCCGCCCCGCCGCACACTGCGACCTCGACCACGTCCGACCCTGGCCCAGTGGCGACACGTCACCGACCAACCTCGCCGCGCTCTGCCGACGCCACCACCGCCTCAAGCAACAGGGCCGCTGGCGACCGGTGCTCGCACCCGACGGCACCCTCACCTGGCACGGACCCGACGGCACCACCCGCACCACCGAGCCCGCCCATCGCCTCCCGAACTGA
- a CDS encoding OAM dimerization domain-containing protein, whose protein sequence is MSAAPTPTTPAAPGPLVRPYGDTTGDGMVQVSFTLPVPHDKRAEGAALQLAAKMGMSPALLVHAKPMGPHFTFFVVYGSVTHLVDLREVQVVEREFPLLGSSEVNQAIRSRLGRKLVVVGACIGTDAHTVGIDAILNIKGFAGEKGLEYYREMKVVNLGAQVLVPELVASAREVGADAVLVSQVVTQKDAHIHNTTTMSAAFREAFPAGEVPLLVVGGPRFEEGSAAALGVDRVFGRGTTPGEVASYLVHQLVAPRERTDPRGEQR, encoded by the coding sequence ATGAGCGCCGCTCCCACGCCGACCACCCCGGCCGCCCCCGGGCCGCTCGTGCGCCCCTACGGCGACACGACCGGCGACGGGATGGTGCAGGTCTCCTTCACCCTGCCCGTGCCGCACGACAAGCGCGCCGAGGGCGCCGCCCTCCAGCTCGCCGCGAAGATGGGGATGAGCCCGGCGCTGCTCGTCCACGCGAAGCCGATGGGCCCGCACTTCACCTTCTTCGTCGTCTACGGCTCGGTCACCCACCTCGTCGACCTGCGCGAGGTCCAGGTCGTCGAGCGCGAGTTCCCGCTGCTCGGCTCCTCCGAGGTCAACCAGGCCATCCGCAGCCGCCTCGGGCGCAAGCTCGTCGTCGTCGGCGCGTGCATCGGCACCGACGCGCACACGGTCGGCATCGACGCGATCCTCAACATCAAGGGCTTCGCCGGCGAGAAGGGCCTGGAGTACTACCGCGAGATGAAGGTCGTCAACCTCGGGGCCCAGGTGCTCGTGCCCGAGCTCGTCGCGTCCGCGCGTGAGGTCGGCGCCGACGCCGTCCTCGTCTCGCAGGTCGTCACCCAGAAGGACGCCCACATCCACAACACGACGACGATGTCGGCCGCCTTCCGCGAGGCCTTCCCGGCCGGCGAGGTGCCGCTGCTCGTCGTCGGCGGCCCCCGCTTCGAGGAGGGCTCGGCCGCGGCGCTCGGCGTCGACCGCGTCTTCGGCCGGGGGACCACCCCCGGCGAGGTCGCCTCCTACCTCGTCCACCAGCTCGTCGCCCCGCGCGAGCGCACCGACCCCCGAGGAGAGCAGCGATGA
- a CDS encoding lysine 5,6-aminomutase subunit alpha, whose product MSSRRPALLDLDPTVVRKARSLARRAGKPVVDLARAHTTVSVERATLRLAGLAGADHEGTPWVNHLVDAVRAEVGLEHGVTTPVWDALRRGEAPDLLTLAQKASSGGVSFRLPEGRDLTGSRKAARGAVAKGVRAVDGQRRARERMIAKVGDAPRTPWIYLIVATGDIHEDIPQAQAAAREGADIIAVIRSTGQSLLDFVPEGATREGYAGTYATQENFRLMRAALDESSRELGRYIRLTNYASGLCMPEIAALAGLERLDMMLNDSMYGILFRDINPIRTFVDQRFSRQVHARAGIIINTGEDNYLTTADAVEAAHTVTVSQLLNEYFAKEAGLEDWQLGLGHAFEINPEVPDSFRMELAHALLARQLFPDAPLKWMPPTKHMTGDVFRGYLLDGFFNLVGAMTGQGILLVGMMTEAVVTPWLSDRDLALQNVRYVMDAAGGLTEDFHPPRDGFIQTRARQVLSEAVDLLDTIVTDTSTRGTQYPQPLLAAITDGTFGAMKRPPTKGKGLDGVVVKADGYDNPATDLLEEGATR is encoded by the coding sequence GTGTCTTCGCGTCGTCCTGCCCTGCTCGACCTCGACCCCACCGTCGTCCGCAAGGCTCGCAGCCTCGCCCGACGCGCCGGGAAGCCCGTCGTCGACCTCGCCCGAGCCCACACGACCGTCTCCGTCGAGCGCGCCACGCTGCGCCTCGCCGGGCTGGCCGGTGCCGACCACGAGGGCACGCCGTGGGTCAACCACCTCGTCGACGCCGTCCGTGCCGAGGTCGGGCTCGAGCACGGCGTGACGACCCCGGTCTGGGACGCGCTGCGCCGCGGCGAGGCGCCCGACCTGCTGACGCTGGCCCAGAAGGCGAGCAGCGGGGGAGTGTCCTTCCGCCTGCCCGAGGGTCGCGACCTCACCGGCTCGCGCAAGGCCGCCCGCGGCGCCGTCGCCAAGGGCGTCCGGGCCGTCGACGGCCAGCGCCGTGCCCGCGAGCGGATGATCGCCAAGGTCGGCGACGCGCCGCGCACCCCGTGGATCTACCTCATCGTCGCGACCGGCGACATCCACGAGGACATCCCGCAGGCGCAGGCCGCCGCGCGCGAGGGCGCCGACATCATCGCCGTCATCCGCTCGACCGGTCAGAGCCTCCTCGACTTCGTGCCCGAGGGCGCCACGCGCGAGGGCTACGCCGGCACCTACGCGACCCAGGAGAACTTCCGCCTGATGCGCGCCGCGCTCGACGAGAGCAGCCGCGAGCTCGGCCGCTACATCCGCCTGACCAACTACGCCAGCGGCCTGTGCATGCCCGAGATCGCCGCCCTCGCCGGGCTCGAGCGCCTCGACATGATGCTCAACGACTCGATGTACGGGATCCTCTTCCGCGACATCAACCCGATCCGCACCTTCGTCGACCAGCGCTTCAGCCGCCAGGTCCACGCCCGCGCCGGCATCATCATCAACACCGGCGAGGACAACTACCTGACGACCGCCGACGCCGTCGAGGCCGCGCACACCGTCACCGTCAGCCAGCTCCTCAACGAGTACTTCGCCAAGGAGGCCGGCCTCGAGGACTGGCAGCTCGGCCTCGGGCACGCCTTCGAGATCAACCCCGAGGTGCCCGACAGCTTCCGGATGGAGCTCGCCCACGCGCTGCTCGCCCGCCAGCTCTTCCCCGACGCGCCCCTGAAGTGGATGCCCCCGACGAAGCACATGACCGGCGACGTCTTCCGCGGCTACCTCCTCGACGGGTTCTTCAACCTCGTCGGGGCGATGACCGGGCAGGGCATCCTCCTCGTCGGGATGATGACCGAGGCCGTCGTCACGCCGTGGCTCTCCGACCGCGACCTCGCCCTCCAGAACGTCCGCTACGTCATGGACGCCGCCGGCGGGCTGACCGAGGACTTCCACCCGCCGCGCGACGGCTTCATCCAGACCCGCGCCCGCCAGGTGCTCTCCGAGGCGGTCGACCTGCTCGACACGATCGTCACCGACACGAGCACCCGGGGCACCCAGTACCCGCAGCCTCTTCTCGCCGCCATCACCGACGGCACCTTCGGCGCGATGAAGCGCCCGCCGACCAAGGGCAAGGGCCTGGACGGCGTCGTCGTCAAGGCCGACGGCTACGACAACCCCGCGACCGACCTCCTCGAGGAAGGGGCCACCCGATGA
- a CDS encoding FxsA family protein, with protein MRRLLVVVLVLVPLLEIATVVLVGDLIGGWPTLLLLLLTTLLGAWVIRREGARAWRALRDALRSGRMPTRELADGVLVLVGGLLLLVPGFLTDVLGLLVLLPWTRPVARVWLEAVVARRLLAPFGGPRRPGEGPPDVVQGQIVD; from the coding sequence GTGCGCCGGCTGCTCGTCGTCGTCCTCGTCCTGGTCCCGCTGCTCGAGATCGCGACGGTCGTCCTCGTCGGCGACCTCATCGGCGGCTGGCCGACCCTCCTGCTCCTCCTGCTCACCACGCTGCTCGGCGCCTGGGTCATCCGCCGGGAGGGGGCCCGGGCCTGGCGCGCCCTGCGCGACGCCCTGCGCAGCGGCCGGATGCCGACCCGCGAGCTCGCCGACGGCGTGCTCGTCCTCGTCGGGGGGCTGCTGCTCCTCGTCCCCGGCTTCCTCACCGACGTCCTCGGGCTGCTCGTCCTCCTGCCGTGGACCCGCCCGGTCGCCCGGGTGTGGCTCGAGGCGGTCGTCGCCCGGAGGCTGCTCGCGCCCTTCGGCGGGCCGCGGCGCCCGGGCGAGGGGCCGCCCGACGTCGTCCAGGGCCAGATCGTCGACTGA
- a CDS encoding DUF4440 domain-containing protein has product MDEPWVTVGERRPPDPVALVLALELETLSPACRADPARLDAFLADDFHEFGRSGGELTKDGTAERVAAATTGGDDAVEVLDLRGQRLADDLVLVKYTSVAGPRRTHRTSLWRRHPAHGWQMLHHQGTPTG; this is encoded by the coding sequence GTGGACGAGCCGTGGGTCACCGTCGGCGAGAGGCGTCCTCCCGACCCGGTCGCGCTCGTGTTGGCCCTCGAGCTGGAGACGCTGTCGCCGGCCTGCCGCGCGGACCCCGCACGTCTCGACGCGTTCCTCGCCGACGACTTCCACGAGTTCGGTCGCTCCGGTGGCGAGCTGACGAAGGACGGCACCGCCGAGCGGGTCGCGGCGGCGACGACGGGGGGCGATGACGCCGTCGAGGTGCTCGACCTGCGCGGTCAGCGGTTGGCCGACGACCTCGTCCTCGTGAAGTACACGTCCGTCGCCGGTCCCCGCCGCACCCACCGCACCTCCCTGTGGCGCCGTCACCCTGCGCACGGCTGGCAGATGCTCCACCACCAGGGCACGCCGACCGGATGA